In one window of Marinifilum sp. JC120 DNA:
- a CDS encoding radical SAM protein, whose product MSVTDEFFYYGKEEPSPEETGGRLPTALVFAGRKGSALSTLGWQAVYRLLAPDAELAVERFFLGEPGKPSVSMDSDKELSEFPLIGFSVNFEEEYLHLVRMLKDSGVPPLAAERPDFPLVMGGGPVAFLNPAPIAPFFDFFWVGEAEAGLKELCLELKQHIYDGGSKKEFLDLIKDRDGVYVPGMTKGQVRRAILPPGPVAEGHGVPLLSEPAYSCFISPEAVFKDMFLVEVNRGCPYGCRFCAAGYIYRPPRHASIDQLKKIVELADPPKVGLVGTALTDWPDLIPYIEWLKKRKTKFSLSSVRADGLTEELLDILRASGVRTVTLALEGASKRLRDAASKNLEEEDFLRAVELCAAKGVNHLRVYVIVGWPDETEEDYEELALMLEKMDEARKRGQGKKKKQFMRITFGASCLVPKPWTPLQWAPMPSEKELKNVLSKIKGLTKKYKGMAFSGDSPFQARLQGILSRGDESLAEFISYAAENGGWKKASKFYKGDVQRFVDEELDKDAPLPWDFIDTGVKKSYLWREWQRFQKAEKTPVCPPDGCAECKSCGMHQWLNEK is encoded by the coding sequence ATGTCCGTAACTGATGAATTCTTCTATTACGGAAAGGAAGAACCCTCGCCTGAAGAAACAGGAGGCCGTCTGCCCACGGCTCTTGTTTTCGCCGGACGGAAGGGGTCTGCACTCTCAACCTTAGGTTGGCAGGCTGTCTATCGTCTGCTTGCTCCGGACGCGGAGCTTGCGGTGGAAAGATTCTTTCTTGGCGAACCGGGCAAACCGTCTGTTTCCATGGACAGTGACAAAGAACTGTCCGAGTTTCCCCTGATCGGTTTCAGTGTCAACTTTGAGGAGGAATACCTCCACTTGGTCCGGATGCTGAAAGATTCGGGCGTTCCGCCATTAGCTGCGGAACGCCCGGACTTCCCGCTGGTCATGGGCGGAGGTCCGGTGGCCTTCCTCAATCCCGCACCGATTGCCCCCTTCTTTGATTTCTTCTGGGTGGGCGAGGCTGAAGCGGGTTTGAAAGAATTGTGCCTCGAACTGAAGCAGCATATTTACGACGGGGGAAGCAAAAAAGAATTTCTGGACCTGATCAAAGACCGGGACGGCGTCTACGTTCCCGGTATGACCAAAGGTCAAGTCCGCAGGGCCATACTCCCTCCGGGACCGGTTGCTGAAGGTCACGGAGTTCCCCTACTCAGCGAACCGGCATACTCTTGTTTCATCAGCCCGGAAGCGGTCTTCAAGGACATGTTCCTTGTGGAAGTAAACCGGGGCTGTCCTTACGGATGCCGATTCTGCGCCGCCGGATACATTTACCGTCCGCCCCGGCACGCATCCATCGACCAGCTCAAAAAGATTGTGGAACTAGCCGACCCGCCCAAAGTGGGATTGGTTGGTACTGCCCTCACCGACTGGCCGGACCTGATCCCCTACATTGAATGGCTCAAAAAACGTAAGACCAAATTTTCCCTCTCTTCTGTCCGCGCCGATGGGCTGACCGAGGAACTGCTGGATATCCTGCGCGCTTCAGGCGTCCGCACCGTGACCCTTGCCCTCGAAGGAGCCAGTAAAAGGTTACGTGATGCCGCCAGCAAAAACCTTGAGGAAGAAGATTTCCTGCGCGCAGTGGAACTCTGCGCCGCCAAGGGAGTCAACCATTTGCGGGTCTACGTTATCGTGGGCTGGCCCGATGAGACTGAAGAAGATTACGAAGAACTGGCCCTCATGCTCGAAAAAATGGATGAAGCCCGCAAGCGCGGGCAAGGCAAGAAGAAAAAGCAATTCATGCGCATCACCTTCGGAGCCAGTTGCCTTGTCCCCAAACCGTGGACACCTCTACAATGGGCACCCATGCCTTCGGAAAAAGAACTTAAAAATGTACTCTCCAAAATCAAGGGATTGACCAAGAAATACAAGGGCATGGCATTTTCAGGAGATTCCCCCTTTCAGGCCCGTTTGCAGGGCATACTTTCACGGGGCGACGAATCTCTTGCTGAATTCATCAGCTATGCTGCGGAAAACGGCGGCTGGAAAAAAGCTTCAAAATTCTACAAGGGCGATGTTCAACGATTTGTTGACGAAGAACTTGATAAAGATGCTCCCCTGCCTTGGGACTTCATCGATACCGGCGTAAAGAAGTCTTACCTCTGGCGAGAATGGCAACGGTTCCAAAAAGCCGAGAAGACTCCAGTCTGCCCGCCTGACGGTTGTGCTGAGTGTAAAAGCTGCGGCATGCACCAGTGGCTTAACGAAAAGTAG
- a CDS encoding ABC transporter ATP-binding protein produces the protein MLKTESITHSYGEGTTAVTVLDDVSINIPEGGFTSIVGRSGSGKSTLLSVISSLLRPEQGTVYFKDREITSLSGSEIDKLRKEEFSIIFQSHHLLPYLTAHENVLLPFLDSISPASRETFEHGLNCLERVGLSGKENRLPGQLSGGEQQRVAIARALVKSPSILFADEPCGSLDKATGNEIMEILQNLNDEGLTIAMVTHERIHASMAKDTILLEDGRTL, from the coding sequence ATGCTTAAAACAGAATCAATTACCCATAGTTACGGTGAAGGGACCACAGCTGTAACTGTACTGGACGATGTTTCAATCAATATCCCCGAAGGTGGATTCACCTCCATTGTCGGCCGCTCCGGGTCCGGTAAATCTACTTTGCTGAGCGTTATCTCCAGCCTGCTTCGCCCGGAACAGGGAACAGTCTACTTTAAAGACCGCGAAATTACTTCTCTGTCCGGGTCAGAGATCGACAAGCTCAGGAAAGAGGAATTCTCCATCATCTTCCAGTCCCACCATCTGCTTCCTTACCTGACCGCCCACGAAAATGTGCTTCTACCCTTTCTGGACAGTATCAGTCCGGCCAGCCGTGAAACATTTGAGCACGGCCTGAACTGCCTTGAACGGGTAGGGCTAAGCGGCAAGGAAAACCGCCTGCCGGGACAGCTTTCCGGGGGTGAACAGCAGCGTGTAGCCATTGCAAGAGCTTTGGTGAAATCTCCTTCCATATTATTTGCGGACGAACCATGCGGCAGTCTGGATAAGGCAACCGGCAATGAAATCATGGAAATCCTCCAAAATCTTAATGATGAAGGGCTGACCATAGCCATGGTCACCCATGAGCGCATTCACGCCAGCATGGCTAAGGATACGATTTTACTGGAAGACGGCAGAACTCTTTAG
- the ftsA gene encoding cell division protein FtsA — MSKSDLIVGLDVGTTKICAVVGEPTADGVDIVGIGTAPSTGLRKGVVVNIEQTVQSIKKALEEAELMAGCEIRSVYAGIAGSHIKGFNSHGVIAVKGGEVTQKDVDRVIDAAKAVAIPLDREVIHTLPQEYIVDDQRGIADPLGMAGVRLEVKVHIVTGAVTSAQNIIRSCHRSGLDVSDIVLESLASSKAVLSEEEREIGVAIVDIGGGTTDLAIFANDSIKHTSVIALGGNNLTNDIAFGLRTPMGSAEQIKVKYGTALTDMVTTDETIDVPSVGGRDHRKMSKRVLAEICEPRCEEIMALVDQELVRSGYKNMIAAGVVLTGGTSLVDGMQELAEQIFDLPVRIGYPAGMGGLKDVVNSPKYATAVGLLMYGAEKEGSSEQVFRIRDENVFNRILGRMRKWFTDIA; from the coding sequence ATGTCCAAGTCTGATCTGATCGTCGGCCTAGATGTCGGCACCACTAAGATCTGCGCGGTTGTGGGAGAACCCACCGCGGACGGAGTCGACATAGTCGGCATCGGTACAGCCCCGTCCACCGGACTGCGCAAAGGCGTGGTGGTCAACATTGAGCAGACAGTTCAGTCCATCAAGAAAGCTCTTGAAGAGGCTGAACTCATGGCTGGTTGCGAAATCCGCTCCGTATATGCGGGCATCGCCGGCAGCCACATCAAAGGTTTCAACAGCCACGGCGTAATCGCTGTTAAAGGCGGCGAGGTAACCCAGAAGGATGTAGACCGGGTTATCGATGCAGCCAAGGCTGTAGCCATTCCGCTGGACAGGGAAGTGATCCACACCCTGCCGCAGGAATACATTGTTGACGATCAGCGCGGCATTGCCGATCCGCTGGGCATGGCCGGTGTGCGCCTTGAAGTTAAGGTCCACATCGTCACCGGCGCGGTCACTTCCGCACAGAATATTATCCGTTCCTGCCATCGCTCAGGACTGGACGTTTCCGACATCGTTCTTGAATCACTGGCTTCCAGCAAGGCCGTACTTTCCGAAGAGGAAAGGGAGATCGGCGTTGCCATCGTGGATATCGGAGGTGGTACCACTGATCTGGCAATCTTCGCCAATGATTCGATTAAACATACTTCTGTTATCGCCCTAGGCGGTAACAACCTGACTAACGACATTGCATTCGGGCTGAGAACGCCCATGGGGTCTGCGGAACAGATCAAAGTCAAATACGGAACTGCGCTTACCGATATGGTCACCACTGACGAGACCATTGACGTGCCTTCCGTAGGCGGCCGTGATCACCGCAAAATGTCCAAGAGGGTGCTGGCTGAAATCTGCGAACCGCGCTGTGAAGAAATCATGGCCCTTGTGGATCAGGAACTGGTCCGCAGCGGCTACAAGAACATGATCGCAGCCGGGGTAGTGCTCACCGGCGGAACATCCCTCGTGGATGGAATGCAAGAACTGGCGGAGCAGATTTTCGATCTGCCGGTCCGCATCGGTTATCCCGCAGGCATGGGAGGCCTTAAGGATGTTGTCAACAGTCCCAAATACGCCACAGCAGTGGGACTGCTCATGTACGGCGCGGAAAAAGAAGGCAGCTCCGAGCAAGTCTTCAGAATCCGTGACGAAAATGTTTTCAACCGCATTCTGGGCAGGATGCGAAAATGGTTCACTGACATCGCGTAA
- a CDS encoding ABC transporter permease: MNLFTIPLRNLGRRPLRTILLCAVFTVGVMSVVSIQLLSTVVGNSLEEKMSKFGANILITPKTESLSVSYGGLDLGNVAYGSHELDGTPVLKSIRSIELKERLSAVAPKFAAISKVKGQQVAVVGVSMADELSIKTHWYPLGRFPENQNEILLGFNAAHKLGIKPEDTLEIEGNKLLTAGILDPTGTEDDNVIFMDIDLLRNSVGRPGAVHFIEVAALCAGCPIDEIVQQIVKVVPSAEVKALQHVVKQRMSAIGFVNQMAWTVSGVILLTACFMIGLSIFSAVNERKTEIGLMRSLGFSTGSVFSIFCLEALLMGCISGILGYLGGFFASGEILKNLNMGEAEIAFDPLAFGITFLAVAGLAVLSATIPSLRATRVDPSRTLVSL, from the coding sequence ATGAACCTTTTCACCATCCCTTTGCGCAACCTTGGACGCAGACCCTTGCGCACAATATTGCTTTGCGCGGTATTCACTGTGGGAGTCATGTCCGTGGTTTCCATCCAGCTGCTTTCCACGGTCGTGGGTAACAGTCTTGAAGAAAAAATGAGTAAATTCGGGGCCAACATACTGATCACCCCGAAAACCGAATCCCTTTCGGTTAGCTACGGCGGTCTGGACCTCGGCAACGTGGCCTACGGATCTCATGAACTGGACGGAACTCCGGTACTGAAATCGATCCGGTCTATTGAACTAAAGGAAAGACTCAGTGCTGTTGCACCCAAATTCGCCGCCATTTCTAAAGTGAAAGGGCAGCAGGTCGCGGTTGTCGGGGTCAGCATGGCTGATGAATTGAGTATCAAAACACACTGGTACCCGCTGGGCCGCTTCCCGGAAAATCAAAATGAAATCCTGCTCGGTTTCAATGCCGCCCATAAACTGGGGATAAAACCTGAAGACACACTTGAGATAGAAGGAAATAAACTCCTGACCGCCGGAATCCTCGACCCCACCGGAACCGAAGACGATAACGTTATCTTCATGGACATCGACTTGCTGCGCAACAGTGTGGGGCGGCCCGGAGCCGTTCATTTTATTGAGGTTGCCGCTTTATGCGCCGGTTGTCCCATTGATGAAATAGTACAGCAGATCGTCAAGGTTGTCCCCAGTGCGGAAGTAAAAGCCCTGCAACATGTGGTTAAGCAACGCATGTCCGCCATCGGCTTTGTGAATCAAATGGCTTGGACCGTAAGCGGAGTAATCCTGCTCACCGCCTGCTTTATGATCGGACTTTCCATATTTTCGGCAGTGAATGAACGCAAAACCGAAATCGGTCTCATGCGCTCACTGGGCTTTTCCACAGGATCGGTCTTTTCCATATTCTGCCTTGAGGCACTTCTCATGGGTTGTATCTCAGGAATTCTCGGTTATCTGGGCGGTTTCTTCGCCAGTGGAGAAATTCTCAAGAACCTGAATATGGGGGAAGCTGAAATAGCTTTTGACCCGCTGGCCTTTGGAATCACTTTTCTGGCTGTTGCAGGACTGGCTGTTCTCTCAGCCACTATCCCGTCACTTCGCGCCACCCGCGTTGATCCATCAAGAACCCTTGTTTCACTGTAA
- a CDS encoding periplasmic heavy metal sensor, whose amino-acid sequence MKRKTLIPLIVVLVLAVASVAMARNGYRSTGYHNGNWAAYEQLTPEKQQQVQDIIKKYESTFQTLKSDQWAKHTELNALVESGKADKDTIHALVKELTEVRNKLYAEHSKMADEIEKETGLTFPPMGQGIGKGGRGCGNYRQGNCPAGGCPGQRS is encoded by the coding sequence ATGAAGAGAAAAACTCTGATTCCGCTGATCGTCGTGCTGGTTCTGGCAGTAGCTTCTGTCGCCATGGCACGAAACGGTTACCGGAGTACCGGCTACCATAATGGTAACTGGGCTGCATATGAACAACTGACACCTGAGAAACAACAGCAGGTGCAGGACATCATCAAAAAATATGAATCCACATTCCAGACCCTGAAAAGCGATCAGTGGGCAAAACACACTGAACTCAATGCTCTGGTAGAGTCCGGCAAAGCCGACAAGGATACCATCCATGCTCTGGTAAAGGAACTCACCGAAGTACGAAATAAGCTTTACGCCGAACACAGCAAAATGGCTGACGAAATAGAAAAAGAAACCGGCCTGACCTTCCCCCCCATGGGGCAGGGAATCGGCAAGGGCGGCAGAGGCTGCGGTAACTATCGGCAGGGTAACTGCCCCGCTGGCGGATGTCCGGGCCAACGTTCCTAA
- the murB gene encoding UDP-N-acetylmuramate dehydrogenase: MTLELLHKPGMAQLTSLGIGGNARVLAKVRDEAGLDELSRFVEREDSDLLAIGEGSNILAGDGELNLALVQVACERKAEAQISATASGTSVRVPADMRLPGLLSVLIKNGLSGMEGLAGIPGSVGGSVAMNAGSYGTDMQASVKRVRIWTPEKGLFWKDVEELTWGYRHFSIGLENKDEFFLVWEVEFELSRSTEAEVRSRIKEIFEKKKATQPVTAKTAGCVFKNPEGYSAGKLLDDAGFRGRNLGGMGFSEMHANFLENKGGGNAAQALELMSQATEAVSDKFGVTLKPEVIILS; the protein is encoded by the coding sequence ATGACACTGGAACTGCTTCATAAACCGGGCATGGCTCAGCTCACCTCACTAGGCATTGGCGGAAACGCCCGCGTTCTGGCTAAGGTGCGCGACGAAGCCGGGCTGGACGAGCTTTCCCGCTTTGTAGAGCGCGAAGATTCTGACCTGCTGGCCATTGGTGAAGGAAGCAACATCCTTGCCGGGGACGGGGAGCTTAACCTCGCCCTTGTACAAGTGGCCTGTGAACGTAAAGCAGAGGCCCAAATCTCTGCAACAGCTTCCGGAACAAGCGTGCGTGTTCCTGCTGACATGCGTTTACCGGGACTACTTTCAGTGCTCATTAAAAACGGTCTTTCCGGCATGGAAGGGCTGGCCGGTATTCCCGGCTCCGTGGGCGGCTCTGTCGCCATGAATGCCGGATCATACGGAACCGACATGCAGGCTTCCGTAAAGAGGGTCCGTATTTGGACCCCGGAAAAGGGACTTTTCTGGAAGGATGTTGAGGAACTTACGTGGGGCTACCGTCACTTTTCAATCGGACTAGAAAATAAAGACGAATTCTTTCTAGTCTGGGAAGTTGAATTTGAACTTTCCCGCTCCACTGAAGCAGAAGTCCGCAGCAGGATTAAGGAAATTTTTGAAAAAAAGAAGGCCACCCAGCCGGTCACAGCAAAGACTGCAGGGTGCGTTTTCAAGAATCCGGAAGGATACAGCGCAGGCAAGCTGCTGGACGACGCCGGATTCAGAGGCAGAAACCTCGGCGGCATGGGTTTTTCCGAAATGCACGCCAACTTCCTTGAAAACAAGGGAGGCGGCAACGCAGCTCAGGCACTGGAACTCATGTCTCAGGCAACCGAAGCCGTGTCTGATAAGTTCGGCGTCACTTTAAAGCCGGAGGTCATAATACTGTCATGA
- a CDS encoding FtsQ-type POTRA domain-containing protein, whose protein sequence is MSVAGLNKSRLNLAKSGKKRTGRNKTKKRKNPSQSFSQTLGMLLRKLCISGACLLVLAIVGIGCLAGYRWATALPYFALQDIKVIGNHRLSYGEILSIADVSLNKNSLAVNISEVENRLSDNQWIKSAAIRRQLPGKMQIHVREKKPRFMVRHNDALYYCDSNGELIAPLAPGKFSSLPFLNIESEAMDKAAILPEFMDKLSKRELPFDPGQIAWIDIKGGNRMEIFMDRLGLTVLLGLDNWQEQLSHLNTVWNDLKNRGEFRDVAVISTGKNRVWVEKRSSGK, encoded by the coding sequence ATGAGCGTAGCAGGACTGAACAAAAGCAGGCTGAATCTTGCCAAATCAGGCAAGAAACGCACAGGCCGCAACAAGACCAAGAAACGCAAGAATCCTTCGCAGTCGTTCTCCCAAACACTGGGTATGCTGCTGCGCAAGCTCTGCATTTCCGGGGCCTGCCTGCTGGTACTGGCTATTGTGGGTATCGGCTGTCTTGCCGGGTATCGCTGGGCTACTGCCCTGCCCTACTTTGCATTGCAAGATATCAAGGTCATCGGAAACCATCGCTTAAGTTACGGTGAAATTCTCTCTATTGCCGATGTGAGCCTGAACAAAAACAGCCTCGCTGTGAACATCAGCGAAGTGGAAAACAGGCTCAGCGATAACCAGTGGATCAAATCCGCTGCGATCAGAAGGCAACTGCCCGGCAAGATGCAGATTCACGTACGAGAAAAGAAGCCCCGCTTCATGGTCCGCCACAATGACGCTCTTTATTACTGCGACAGCAACGGCGAACTGATCGCCCCGTTGGCACCGGGAAAATTCAGCTCCCTGCCGTTTTTGAACATCGAGTCCGAAGCCATGGACAAGGCTGCTATTCTGCCGGAATTCATGGACAAGCTCAGTAAACGGGAACTACCCTTTGATCCGGGCCAGATTGCATGGATCGACATCAAAGGCGGCAACCGCATGGAAATTTTTATGGACAGACTCGGCCTCACGGTGCTGCTGGGTCTGGACAACTGGCAAGAACAGCTTTCACACCTGAACACAGTATGGAACGACCTCAAGAACAGGGGAGAGTTCAGGGACGTGGCAGTCATTTCAACCGGGAAAAACAGGGTCTGGGTTGAAAAACGCAGTTCCGGGAAATGA
- a CDS encoding DUF2318 domain-containing protein, producing the protein MKKMILLLAFMLLPSAGFAGMEIGPQELTIPINEVNDGKAHYYSIDLDGKEIRFFVVRSKDGIIRAAFDACDVCYRSKKGYSQQGDFMVCNNCGMRFHSTRINVVKGGCNPSPLERQTKDDKLVISLDAVRSGAIYF; encoded by the coding sequence ATGAAAAAAATGATTTTGCTGCTGGCATTCATGCTGCTGCCTTCAGCTGGCTTTGCAGGAATGGAGATAGGACCGCAGGAACTGACCATTCCCATTAATGAAGTAAATGACGGGAAAGCACACTACTACTCAATAGATCTGGACGGAAAAGAAATCCGTTTCTTTGTAGTGCGTAGCAAAGACGGAATTATCAGGGCTGCTTTTGATGCCTGTGATGTCTGCTACCGCTCTAAGAAAGGATATTCCCAGCAGGGAGATTTCATGGTCTGCAACAACTGCGGCATGCGCTTTCATTCCACGCGCATCAATGTGGTTAAAGGCGGTTGCAACCCATCACCGCTTGAAAGACAGACCAAAGATGATAAGCTTGTAATTTCTCTGGATGCAGTCAGGTCCGGAGCCATATACTTCTAA
- a CDS encoding DUF4405 domain-containing protein has product MFRKITSLTSFFSFIVLIITSVVLYIVPQGRVAYWADWTLLGLSKEQWGDIHICTGVLFLVVSILHIWLNWKPILAYLKKKAGQANFTSPAFYISLILTLFVTFGTLAELPPMKQVLEFSKYFQARGEAKYGIPPYGHAELSPLQIFCKRMGLDLEKAAASIKNAGIELESTKEPIKSIANKAGLTPKEVHEIILKDQPGKKSSVKKDTESAPNKQEQSHSAGAGTGIGRMSLEQYCAKFNLDLNTSLGILREKGVVIDKDTPIKEIAGALGLDSPRAINTLLNP; this is encoded by the coding sequence ATGTTTAGAAAAATCACATCCCTGACCAGCTTTTTTTCTTTTATAGTCCTGATTATCACCAGCGTAGTCCTCTATATAGTTCCTCAGGGACGAGTAGCCTACTGGGCGGACTGGACTCTTCTCGGCCTGAGCAAAGAACAATGGGGCGACATCCACATCTGCACCGGAGTGCTTTTTCTAGTTGTTTCCATTCTGCACATCTGGCTGAATTGGAAGCCAATCCTCGCCTACCTCAAGAAAAAGGCCGGGCAAGCAAATTTCACATCCCCAGCATTTTACATCAGCCTTATCCTCACACTTTTCGTGACCTTCGGTACCTTGGCTGAGTTGCCGCCTATGAAGCAGGTGCTGGAATTCAGCAAATACTTTCAGGCCAGAGGTGAAGCAAAATACGGAATACCCCCTTATGGGCATGCCGAACTCAGCCCGCTGCAAATTTTCTGCAAACGTATGGGACTTGATTTAGAGAAGGCTGCGGCCTCCATCAAAAATGCAGGTATTGAACTTGAATCCACCAAGGAACCCATCAAGTCCATAGCCAACAAGGCTGGCCTGACTCCCAAGGAAGTTCATGAAATCATCCTTAAAGACCAACCCGGTAAAAAAAGTTCCGTGAAAAAAGACACCGAAAGTGCTCCGAATAAGCAGGAACAATCTCACTCTGCGGGAGCCGGAACCGGAATCGGGCGTATGAGTCTTGAACAATATTGCGCGAAATTTAATCTGGACCTGAACACTTCTTTAGGGATTCTGCGCGAAAAAGGTGTAGTTATTGACAAAGATACCCCCATCAAGGAAATTGCAGGTGCACTTGGTCTTGACTCTCCGCGTGCCATAAACACCTTGCTCAATCCGTAA
- a CDS encoding periplasmic heavy metal sensor: MKKKIVIPVVAIMVMAMAGTAMARGGFHQGNHDGYHNGPRQIFEQLTPEKQQEVKAIFQKHQDEFQTIKTKMWAKRTELNALVDSGKADQKTISKLVKEMVELRTKSYDLRKQVNEELETATGIDMPMRGLRGSFGGRGFDDDGPRKGNRHGNDHRGHWNS, translated from the coding sequence ATGAAAAAGAAAATCGTGATTCCCGTAGTAGCAATTATGGTAATGGCCATGGCCGGAACAGCAATGGCCCGCGGCGGATTTCACCAAGGCAACCACGATGGATACCATAACGGTCCCCGCCAGATCTTCGAGCAGCTTACCCCTGAAAAACAGCAGGAAGTAAAAGCCATCTTCCAGAAGCACCAAGACGAATTCCAGACCATTAAAACCAAAATGTGGGCCAAACGCACCGAGCTGAACGCACTAGTCGATTCCGGCAAGGCCGACCAGAAAACCATCAGCAAGTTGGTTAAGGAAATGGTTGAACTCAGAACTAAAAGCTATGACCTCCGTAAGCAGGTCAATGAAGAACTTGAAACAGCCACAGGAATTGATATGCCCATGCGCGGATTACGCGGCAGTTTCGGTGGTCGCGGCTTTGATGACGACGGTCCCCGCAAAGGGAACAGACACGGCAATGACCACAGAGGGCACTGGAACTCTTAG
- the ftsZ gene encoding cell division protein FtsZ, with protein sequence MDYMEIENDGHAKIKVIGCGGGGGNAINNMIQSALSGVRFIVANTDAQDINKSLAEYKIQLGDKLTKGLGAGANPDVGKNAALESVDQIRELVSDCDMVFVTAGMGGGTGTGAAPVIAEIAKEAGALTVAVVTKPFYFEGKRRLLQAEKGIEELKSVVDSIITIPNDRLLQLAAKKAAFSEMLKKADEVLYYGVKGIADLITVHGLINLDFADVQAVMSSSGLALMGTGIARGENRAREAAMKAITSPLLEDVSIEGAKGVLINITCSPDMTIDEVSEAANIIYEEAHEEAQIFFGTVFDAEVGDEMRITVIATGIDTAGEQPVAPPVEQQSFGQPQRPNLTPRGMAPKNKEATNVRQMGSAHAEEDRSIPAYLRHTASKPTEAAGNPEPVQLKPKQAANSGGEEFIFHDDDDFEVPTFIRKQAD encoded by the coding sequence ATGGATTACATGGAAATTGAAAACGACGGTCACGCAAAGATCAAGGTTATCGGTTGTGGTGGTGGTGGCGGTAACGCTATCAACAATATGATTCAGTCTGCACTCTCCGGTGTGCGCTTTATCGTGGCTAACACCGATGCACAGGACATCAACAAGTCCCTCGCCGAATACAAAATCCAGCTCGGCGACAAACTGACCAAAGGCCTCGGCGCAGGAGCCAACCCCGACGTGGGTAAAAATGCAGCCCTTGAATCCGTTGACCAGATTCGCGAACTCGTAAGCGACTGCGACATGGTCTTCGTAACCGCCGGTATGGGTGGCGGAACCGGAACAGGCGCAGCACCCGTTATTGCAGAAATTGCAAAAGAAGCAGGTGCGCTGACTGTTGCAGTTGTAACCAAACCTTTTTATTTCGAAGGCAAACGCAGACTGTTGCAGGCCGAAAAAGGCATTGAGGAACTCAAAAGTGTTGTTGATTCCATCATCACTATTCCCAATGACCGTCTGCTCCAGCTTGCCGCCAAAAAAGCAGCTTTCTCTGAAATGCTGAAAAAAGCTGATGAAGTCCTCTACTACGGCGTCAAAGGTATTGCCGACCTGATCACCGTTCACGGTCTGATCAACCTTGACTTCGCAGATGTACAGGCTGTTATGTCCAGCTCCGGTCTCGCCCTTATGGGTACCGGTATTGCACGGGGCGAAAACAGAGCCCGTGAAGCAGCCATGAAAGCCATCACCAGCCCGCTGCTCGAAGATGTTTCCATTGAAGGCGCAAAAGGTGTACTCATCAACATCACCTGCTCCCCTGACATGACCATTGATGAAGTCAGCGAAGCAGCCAACATCATCTATGAAGAAGCACACGAGGAAGCACAGATCTTCTTCGGTACTGTTTTCGATGCTGAAGTTGGCGATGAAATGCGCATCACAGTTATTGCCACCGGCATCGACACCGCAGGCGAACAGCCCGTGGCACCGCCCGTTGAGCAGCAGTCTTTCGGTCAGCCCCAGCGTCCGAACCTGACTCCCAGAGGCATGGCTCCAAAAAACAAGGAAGCCACCAACGTACGCCAGATGGGCAGTGCCCATGCTGAAGAAGACCGCTCCATTCCCGCTTACCTGCGCCACACCGCAAGCAAGCCCACTGAAGCGGCAGGAAATCCTGAACCTGTACAGCTCAAGCCCAAACAGGCAGCTAACTCCGGTGGAGAAGAATTCATCTTCCACGATGACGATGATTTTGAAGTTCCGACCTTCATCCGCAAGCAGGCAGACTAA